ACTGCGTTGCGGGATCGCGGATCAGTTTCCATGGTTGGCGTGCGTTCAGGTACTGGTTGCACTGTTTCGCGAGTGCGAGGATACGCTGCAGCGCGACACGAAACTCCGTACGCTCGATCGCCGTACCCACATCGGTGAACGCTGCTGCTGCCGCACCGAGGAGTTTGGCACTGTCGTCTGCGACGACAGCAGGCCGTGCACTACCGATGATGTCGCGATGTTGGTACACCAGCGTGTACGTACGGTTCCAGAGGTTGCCGATCGTCCCAATGAGGTCGCCATGGACACGCGCCTGGAATTCCTTCCAGGAGAACGACGTGTCGTGCGTCTCCGGGCCGTTCAGCACGAGGACGAATCGTAGCGCATCCGGATCGAACTTCGCCAACGCTTCTGGTAGCCAGAGTGCCATGCCCGCGCTCTTCGAGAGCTTCACGCCCTCAAAGTTGAGGTACTCGCTGGATACGATCGCGTCCGGTAGCTTGTACCCGAGCGCCATGAGCATTGCCGGCCAGATGATGGTGTGGAATGGGATGTTGTCCTTGCCGTGCACGTAGTAGTGCAACGCATCATCGTTCTCCCACCACTGGCGCCACCCCTCGGGGTTGTCCGTGGATGCCGCCCACTCCTTGGAACAGGAGAAGTAGCCCATGACGGCCTCGAACCAGACGTACATACGCTTTGCCACGTAGGCATCCACGGGAACCGGAATGCCCCAGGTGAGATCGCGCGTAATAGGGCGATCGTGCAGCCCGCGCGTGAGCCAGCTCGCCGTTACCGCGGATGCGTTCGATCGCCATGCGACGCTGCGCTCCTTGATCCACGCCGTGAGCCGCGCCTCGAACGCCGAGAGGCGGAAGTAGAGGTGCGTCGAGCGACGACGTTCCGGTTTGGTGTGACAGATCTTGCACTGCGGGGTGACGAGGTCGCCGGCATCGAGCGTCTGCCCGCACTGGTCGCACTGGTCGCCACGCGCACCCCTTGCGGCGCAGTAGGGACAGGTTCCTTCGACGTAGCGGTCCGGGAGGAAGCGTGTACAGGTGACGCAGTAGAGCTGTTCCTCCTCGCGCTCCACCATGTGCCCGCCGTCGTAGAGACGGCGGAAGAGGTCTTGCGCGGTTCGCTGGTGGAACGCACCCATGGTTTTCGAGTACAGCGAGTAGCTGAACCCGAGCTTGTGAATGAGCATCTCCACGACCTCATCGTGGTAGCGGCCGGCGATGATCTCCGGCGCGACACCTTCGCGCTCCGCAGAAACGAGAATGGGCGTGCCGTGGCAGTCGCTTCCAGAGACATAGAGGACGTGATCCCCATGTGCGCGGAAGTACCGCGCAAGAATGTCTGCCGGCAGGAGTGCCGCAACATGACCGAGATGGAGCGAGCCGTTGACATACGGCCACGCTGCTGCGACGAGAACGTTGCGATTCACGAGCACCTCCTTCAGGTGATAGGGACACCGAAGCATCCGTTTCGCACTAAAAGCGTAGAGGATATGTGGTGCGCCGTCAATAGAGCGCATTGTTGAGCCATGGAATCTTCGTGATGTGAGCGACGTTTGACAGTTCTCGTGAGGGTGTAAAGCTTGAGGTGGAATGGTTCCATGCAGTGTTGCATGAGACCGCTCGGCATCACCAGCGATGATCGAGATTCGGGGTGTCCTGGATTCCGCAACGGTTCTTTTCCAACAGAGTAACCATTCTCTACGTTGGAATGAGGTTTGCGATGTCAGTCGAAAAGAGTGGAATGCGATCGGCAATGGCGATGCGTGGCGCCCGTTCGTCGGCGAGTGAGTTCGTCACGGATGGGCATCCGGACAAGGTGTGCGATCAGATGGCGGACGCCATCGTTGACGCCGCCATGGAGCAGGATCCGAAGTCGCGAGTCGCGATGGAGGTCACGGGCGGACACGGCGGGGTCGTCGTGATCGGCGAGATGACCACGAAGGCGATCTTCGATGTCGGCGAGGTGTGTCGCAAGAAGTACCGCGAGATCGGGCACGCGGACGCGCTCGGCGTGTTCACGAACATCGTGCGGCAGTCGCCGGACATCTCCCAGGGCGTGGACGAGGGCAGGGGCATGGACCTCGAGCAGGGCGCTGGCGATCAGGGCATCATGACCGGATACGCCGTCGCGGACGGACCGATGCTCATGCCGCTCTCGCACACGCTCGCGCGCGCGCTCTGCGTGCGGATGCGTGAACTCGGCACGACCGGCCAGCTCCCCTGGATGCGGCCAGACGGCAAGAGCATCGTCGTCGTGAACACGGAGGGTTTGGTGACGCACGTCACGCTCGCCGCGCATCACTCGTCCATGGTCAATGGCGTGGAAATTCGGCCGGATGATCCCCAGAGCGAGAAGCGTGTGCTGGAGATGATTCGCGAGGAGCTGACCACGCACTGCGTGCGCGAAACGCTCCGCGATCGCCTCGTTCCGGATGCGTGGATCGTCGTCAACGGCACCGGCAAGTTCGTACAGGGCGGCTTCGAGGCCGACGCGGGCACGACCGGGCGCAAGCTCGCCGTGGACAACTACGGGCCGAACATCGAGATCGGTGGCGGCGCGTACTCGGGCAAGGACCCCTCGAAGGTGGATCGCTCGGCCGCGTACTTCTGCCGCATGGTCGCAAAGTCCATCGTCGCGGGCGGACACGCGCAGGAAGCACTCGTGAAGGTCGGCTACGCCATCGGGCAGTCGCGCCCGGTGTACATCTCGGTCGAGACCCCGCTCGTGCCGCAGTGCGCATCGCTCGAGGCGAAGGTGCGCGAGAAGTTCGACTTCCGTCCGAAGGCGATCAACGAGCAGCTCGGCCTGCTCACGCCCAAGGGCTGGTGCTACCAGGACACGGCGGCGATGGGTCACTACGGTGACGCGCGCTTCCCCTGGGAGCAGGTCGTCGAGCTGTAGGACGCCAAGGGGTGCCGCGGATAATCCGCGGCACCCCCTTTCTTTCAACCCACACCTCCAGTGCGCACAAGGAGTTTGGCCAATGGCAACGCGAGAAACGAGAAAAAACCTCCACCCCACCACGGCAGCATTCCATGCGGGGTACGATCCGCTCTTGTCTGAGCAGTCCGTAAAGGTTCCGGTATTCCGGACATCGACGCACGGATTCACGCACGCACGCGACGGCGAGAAGTCCTTTCAACGCGCCTACCACCTCCCGGGCGATGATGGCAGAGCCCCTGGGTTGATCTACGCGCGCGTCAACAATCCGAGCATCGAGATCTTCGAGGACAAGATCACGGCGATGGAACGCAGTGCGATGTCGGCGATGCTCTTCCCCTCGGGGATGAGTGCCATCAGCACGACGATCCTCGCGCTCGTTCCCCACGGCGGCCGCATCCTCTACTGTGATCCGGTGTATGGCGGATCGTACTTCTTCCTGAAGACGTTTTGCCCCGCACGATTCGGCACGCAGACGATGTGCGTCAACACGTGTGATCTCACTGCAGTCGAGACGGCGCTTCGGGAGCATGGCCCGTTCGACATGGTGTACCTCGAAACCCCGGCGAATCCAACGCTGTCCCTGACGGACATCGGTGCAGTCGTCGCGCTCACAAGGAAGTACGGGAAGCCGGACACGATCGTCGCCGTGGACAACACGTTTCTCGGCCCGGTGTTCCAGCATCCCTTCGAGCTCGGTGCGGACATCGTGCTGTACTCGGCGACGAAGTTCATCGGTGGCCATTCGGACCTCATGGCCGGAGTCACGCTGCTTCCATCCGACAGGCATCGGCAGGCGCTCGAGGACTATCGAACGATTCTCGGCGACACGCCGGCACCAGATACGGCATGGATGCTCACGCGATCGCTGGAGACGCTCTGGATTCGCATGGAAGCGCAGGCCAAGCACGCGATGGCCGTTGCCCATGCGATCGCCGAACATCCGAAGGTCGAACGCGTGCTATTCCCTGGCCTGCTCACCCCTACCAATGGTGTGCCATACGAGGTGTACAAGCGGCAGTGCAGCGGGCCGGGATCGGTAATGAGCTTCGTACTCAAGGATGCCACGCGCGATGGAGCATTTCGCGTGCTTGATGCGATGCAGATCGCGCGACTTGCGGTGTCGCTCGGTGGCACGCAGACGCTGATCTCACATCCGCGGAGCATGACGCACAGCGACATGACCATCGAGGATCTTGATCGGTGTGGCATCACGGAAGGCATGATCCGTCTGTCGGTCGGCCTCGAGTATCCCGATGATCTGATCGAGGACCTGCTGTGGTCTATCGATCAGGCGTAGTGGCAACGCTCGGAAAATAGACCCCCGTCCCAGAGTGGGACGGGGGTTTTACTTCGTCTTGGTACGATGAGATAATCACATGTGCATTGGCACACTCCACGACGACACGTTTGACGATAAGATGCTTCCCTTTTTTGGAAGAGGGGGGGGAATGATGCGGCGGTCGCTTACTGCAAGGGTGGGAAGAGGTGGGGGAGGTTGGCGATGGGGGTGCCTTGGGTGATGCCCCAGCGTTGGAGGTCGGTGAGGGGTTGGGTGCGCCAGTCGGTTTGGCCGAGAGCGAGGAGGATGTTGTTGGCGGTATCGGGGAGGAAGGGGGCGAGCATGAGGGCGATGTGGCGGAGGAGCTCGGAGGTGTTGCCGAGTACGGTGAGGAGGTGGTCGCGCTTTGTGGGGTCTTTTGCGAGCACCCAGGGTTGCTCGCGCTCGATGTACTGGTCGGCACTGCGGATGCAGTCCCAGATGGCGGTGAGGGCTTCGTGGGGGAGGAGCGCGTCCATGGCGGCGGTGTAGGCAGTCCAGGCCACTTCGTGCATGGGGGTACTTCCGGTTGCGGGAACCTTGCTGTCTGCGTACTTCCCGACCATGGTGAGCGTACGCGCGGCGAGGTTGCCGATCCCCTTCTGGAGGTCGGACTCGTAGCGCAGACGCAGGCGGTCTTCGGAAAAATCGCCATCGCCGCCAAAGGGAATCTCGCGCATGAGGAAGTAGCGCAGAGCATCAATGCCGTAACGCTCTGCGAGGAGGACGGGGTCTGCGACGTTGCCGCGCGACTTGGACATCTTGGCACCGTCAATGGTGAAGAAGCCGTGGGCGAACACGCGCTGCGGGAGCGGGAGGCCGGCACTCATGAGCATGGCGGGCCAGAGCGCACAGTGGAACTTGAGGATGTCCTTGCCTACGAGCTGGACACTCGCCGGCCACCGCGCTGCGTAGGCGGCATCATCCGTGCCGTAGCCCATGGCGGTCATGTAGTTGGTGAGCGCGTCGAACCAGACATACACGACGTGGTCGGGATCACCCGGGAACGGAATCCCCCACTCCTTGCGCGGGCGCGAGATACTCACGTCCTCCAGGTGGTCACGGACGTATGCGATGATCTCGTTGCGCCGTGCGACGGGTTGCACGAAGTCCGGGTGGGCATCGTAGTGCGCGAGGAGCTGATCGCGGTACTTAGACAGCTTGAAAAAATAATTCTGCTCTTCAATCTGCTCGACTGCGCGCGTGTGGAACGGACACATACCACCATCGAGTTCCTTCTCGGGGAGAAACGCCTCGCACTCCACGCAGTACCATCCGCGATAGGTGCCAGGGACGATGTCGCCGTTCTTACGGACGGCGTTGATGAGCTTATTCACGCCAGTGATGTGCGCGTCCTCCGTAGTGCGGATGAAACGGTCGTAAGTGATGTCGAGCGTGTCGAATGTCTGCTGCCAGACCGCGGACATCGCATCCACATACCCCTGGATCTCCGCCCGCGTGATCTCGCCGTGCGCTTTGCCGAGTTTTTTTGCTGCGGCCTCGGAGTTTTTCTGCGAGTTCTCGTCCGTGCCGGTCACGAAAAACGTCGCATCACCGACCATGCGATGCCACCGCGCGAGCGCGTCCGCCACGAACGTGGTGTACGCGTGCCCGATGTGCGGCTTGTCGTTAACGTAGTAGATGGGCGTGGTGATGGAGAACGTGGACATAGATGAAAGATGCTAGCACACACCGCCGTGCTTCTCGTGATAGTGTTGGTGCTCGTCTTCGGCGCGAGAGAATGTCTGGGCGGGTTCGATGGTAGTGGCGACGAGACGCTGATGGGTTCCGGATTGCTCGAGCGCGACTTTGGATGCTCGCGCGGTGCGCTCCTGCTCCGGCGAGTGCGCGAAGATGACCGAGCGGTACTGGCGACCAACGTCCGGACCCTGCCGATCCACCTGCGTGGGATCGTGCATCTTCCAGAACGCCGTGAGGAGCTGCTCGTAGGTGACACGCGTGGGATCGAACTGCACTTGACACACCTCTGCGTGGCCGCTGTCACCTTGACACACGCGCTCGTACGAAGGGTTTGGTACCGTGCCGCCCATGAACCCTACCGCAGTGTCGGTCACCCCGTCAACGGCACGGAATGCGGCTTCCACGCCCCAGAAACACCCGGCACCGAAGGTTGCTGTTTGTGGTTGCATAGCACCATCATTGTAGCAGATATACAAAGGAAGAGCGGCCCGGGAGGGGCCGCTTCTTGGCTTCAGCAAACGCAGGCGCAACCTGACGGGACGCACGCGCACTCGAACTTCCACTCGGTGCAGTGACCCGACTTGTTGGACTTCAGGCAGGTGCTCTTGTACCGCTTCGCGAAGCACTTCTTCTTGGGCGGGTCTTCCTTCTTGGGAGGATCGTCCTTCTTCGACTCGTCGCCCTGCTCGGCCTGCGCGAGCAACCCTTCGTCCGGCGACGGTGCGACGTAGCCGATGCGCTCCGCG
This genomic interval from bacterium contains the following:
- the metG gene encoding methionine--tRNA ligase: MNRNVLVAAAWPYVNGSLHLGHVAALLPADILARYFRAHGDHVLYVSGSDCHGTPILVSAEREGVAPEIIAGRYHDEVVEMLIHKLGFSYSLYSKTMGAFHQRTAQDLFRRLYDGGHMVEREEEQLYCVTCTRFLPDRYVEGTCPYCAARGARGDQCDQCGQTLDAGDLVTPQCKICHTKPERRRSTHLYFRLSAFEARLTAWIKERSVAWRSNASAVTASWLTRGLHDRPITRDLTWGIPVPVDAYVAKRMYVWFEAVMGYFSCSKEWAASTDNPEGWRQWWENDDALHYYVHGKDNIPFHTIIWPAMLMALGYKLPDAIVSSEYLNFEGVKLSKSAGMALWLPEALAKFDPDALRFVLVLNGPETHDTSFSWKEFQARVHGDLIGTIGNLWNRTYTLVYQHRDIIGSARPAVVADDSAKLLGAAAAAFTDVGTAIERTEFRVALQRILALAKQCNQYLNARQPWKLIRDPATQSDAAEAITTAAIFGDALRRLMAPFTPHIADALGTYLGCDDVRWCMPTTVPSPTAPPTPLIRHIDDALIEAELAKLAPPAP
- the metK gene encoding methionine adenosyltransferase codes for the protein MAMRGARSSASEFVTDGHPDKVCDQMADAIVDAAMEQDPKSRVAMEVTGGHGGVVVIGEMTTKAIFDVGEVCRKKYREIGHADALGVFTNIVRQSPDISQGVDEGRGMDLEQGAGDQGIMTGYAVADGPMLMPLSHTLARALCVRMRELGTTGQLPWMRPDGKSIVVVNTEGLVTHVTLAAHHSSMVNGVEIRPDDPQSEKRVLEMIREELTTHCVRETLRDRLVPDAWIVVNGTGKFVQGGFEADAGTTGRKLAVDNYGPNIEIGGGAYSGKDPSKVDRSAAYFCRMVAKSIVAGGHAQEALVKVGYAIGQSRPVYISVETPLVPQCASLEAKVREKFDFRPKAINEQLGLLTPKGWCYQDTAAMGHYGDARFPWEQVVEL
- a CDS encoding PLP-dependent aspartate aminotransferase family protein, whose product is MATRETRKNLHPTTAAFHAGYDPLLSEQSVKVPVFRTSTHGFTHARDGEKSFQRAYHLPGDDGRAPGLIYARVNNPSIEIFEDKITAMERSAMSAMLFPSGMSAISTTILALVPHGGRILYCDPVYGGSYFFLKTFCPARFGTQTMCVNTCDLTAVETALREHGPFDMVYLETPANPTLSLTDIGAVVALTRKYGKPDTIVAVDNTFLGPVFQHPFELGADIVLYSATKFIGGHSDLMAGVTLLPSDRHRQALEDYRTILGDTPAPDTAWMLTRSLETLWIRMEAQAKHAMAVAHAIAEHPKVERVLFPGLLTPTNGVPYEVYKRQCSGPGSVMSFVLKDATRDGAFRVLDAMQIARLAVSLGGTQTLISHPRSMTHSDMTIEDLDRCGITEGMIRLSVGLEYPDDLIEDLLWSIDQA
- the metG gene encoding methionine--tRNA ligase — translated: MSTFSITTPIYYVNDKPHIGHAYTTFVADALARWHRMVGDATFFVTGTDENSQKNSEAAAKKLGKAHGEITRAEIQGYVDAMSAVWQQTFDTLDITYDRFIRTTEDAHITGVNKLINAVRKNGDIVPGTYRGWYCVECEAFLPEKELDGGMCPFHTRAVEQIEEQNYFFKLSKYRDQLLAHYDAHPDFVQPVARRNEIIAYVRDHLEDVSISRPRKEWGIPFPGDPDHVVYVWFDALTNYMTAMGYGTDDAAYAARWPASVQLVGKDILKFHCALWPAMLMSAGLPLPQRVFAHGFFTIDGAKMSKSRGNVADPVLLAERYGIDALRYFLMREIPFGGDGDFSEDRLRLRYESDLQKGIGNLAARTLTMVGKYADSKVPATGSTPMHEVAWTAYTAAMDALLPHEALTAIWDCIRSADQYIEREQPWVLAKDPTKRDHLLTVLGNTSELLRHIALMLAPFLPDTANNILLALGQTDWRTQPLTDLQRWGITQGTPIANLPHLFPPLQ
- the msrA gene encoding peptide-methionine (S)-S-oxide reductase MsrA, producing MQPQTATFGAGCFWGVEAAFRAVDGVTDTAVGFMGGTVPNPSYERVCQGDSGHAEVCQVQFDPTRVTYEQLLTAFWKMHDPTQVDRQGPDVGRQYRSVIFAHSPEQERTARASKVALEQSGTHQRLVATTIEPAQTFSRAEDEHQHYHEKHGGVC